The following coding sequences are from one Dermacentor andersoni chromosome 5, qqDerAnde1_hic_scaffold, whole genome shotgun sequence window:
- the LOC129384650 gene encoding sperm-specific sodium:proton exchanger-like, protein MALLAALQYPYDKKIYLDIDIISSLVDVPQWILWVKDRLGEPLHEETELDDESVSLSEKVAKPLNERLMDLFEHECYEVIITNTTLAFVLLLVGLLRAAIYSNERYFTIVMLVEFLYQTAFFVEVATMLSAYGQKVVNLDNYNKLDLILMASCMAVLFVHVLVHVVGLGVRHEQMLCILFIVVISARFTHAIKYVELLLVQCAERIHRALDTVIYSAYEAGHAIVIGEEEVQRNVWKFVESADIAMEIRGRATLNRLLVLQKLAEVQSRFPGIMVSFRSRQASATILNDLTKQINEMQCDGVVDSEDYKWLRLAVKDRRMYILSEACSLPTSYKPIAMLRVIPWINSDSIRQFLAIKIKPVSFAPTEVIVERKEENDIILTYSGILKIEGEYEEVGDGALPNSASTLFFFNEGYFVDYVPAPACIGDLGLVTEEPSITRVVAETQVNAYMIPRERVIEAIGIFTNAPSFLYDIWAYIARNIGLLVLQTHPKYQTWPLEKIQRRLDSFLMPNLEIATKFILTPDIHDAILIQGVAIDSETQEYLVGPMYVPRTTRRLSFPGIFHHRVRPVVIVMADKRYRLPAEIDWLQPTEGGDKNYDEYMNQEFGQEQMYIQEDY, encoded by the exons ATGGCCCTGCTTGCAGCGCTTCAGTATCCATACGACAAGAAAAT ATACCTGGACATCGACATCATCAGCTCACTTGTCGATGTTCCACAATGGATTCTTTGGGTG AAGGACCGGCTGGGCGAACCGCTGCACGAGGAGACCGAGCTGGACGACGAGTCGGTGTCGCTGTCCGAGAAGGTGGCCAAGCCGCTCAACGAGCGCCTCATGGACCTGTTCGAGCACGAGTGCTACGAGGTGATCATCACCAACACCACGCTGGCCTTCGTGCTGCTCCTGGTGGGTCTGCTGCGCGCCGCCATCTACAGCAACGAGCGGTACTTCACGATCGTCATGCTTGTGGAGTTTCTGTACCAGACGGCGTTCTTCGTCGAGGTCGCCACCATG CTGTCGGCGTACGGCCAGAAGGTCGTCAACTTGGATAACTACAACAAGCTGGACCTGATTCTAATGGCGTCGTGCATGGCGGTGCTCTTTGTGCATGTGCTCGTGCATGTGGTCGGTCTGGGCGTGAGGCACGAGCAGATGCTCTGCATCCTCTTCATCGTGGTCATCTCCGCCCGCTTCACGCACGCCATCAAATACGTCGAG CTGCTTCTGGTCCAGTGTGCGGAGCGGATCCACAGGGCGCTGGACACTGTCATCTACTCGGCGTACGAAGCGGGCCACGCCATCGTCATCGGCGAGGAGGAGGTCCAGAGGAACGTCTGGAAGTTCGTCGAGTCGGCCGACATTGCCATGGAGATCCGCGGCCGCGCCACTCTCAACCGGCTGCTCGTCCTCCAGAAGCTCGCGGAGGTGCAG TCTCGCTTCCCGGGAATAATGGTTTCGTTCCGGAGCCGCCAGGCCAGCGCCACCATCCTGAACGACCTGACCAAGCAGATCAACGAGATGCAGTGCGACGGCGTTGTCGATTCCGAAGACTACAAGTGGCTGCGCTTG GCTGTCAAGGACCGGCGCATGTACATCCTGTCCGAGGCATGTAGCTTGCCCACCAGCTACAAACCGATCGCCATGCTCCGGGTCATTCCGTGGATCAACTCGGACAGCATTCGGCAATTTCTAGCG ATCAAGATCAAACCGGTGTCCTTTGCTCCAACCGAAGTCATCGTGGAGAGGAAGGAAGAGAATGATATCATACTGACCTATTCAGGCATATTGAAG ATAGAGGGCGAGTACGAGGAGGTTGGCGACGGGGCGCTGCCCAACTCGGCGTCGACGCTGTTCTTCTTCAACGAGGGCTACTTCGTCGACTACGTGcccgcgcctgcatgcatcggcgACCTCGGCCTCGTCACCGAAGAGCCTTCGATCACGCGAGTCGTTGCCGAGACGCAGGTCAAC gcCTATATGATACCAAGAGAGCGAGTGATTGAAGCTATAGGAATCTTCACAAACGCACCGAGTTTTCTTTACGACATCTGGGCGTACATTGCGAGAAATATAGGACTCTTGGTTCTTCAAACGCATCCCAAGTACCAG ACATGGCCGCTTGAGAAGATCCAGCGCCGCTTGGACTCGTTCCTGATGCCCAACCTGGAGATAGCGACCAAGTTCATACTGACGCCCGACATCCACGACGCCATTCTGATCCAGGGCGTCGCTATCGATAGCGAGACGCAGGAGTACCTGGTCGGACCCATGTACGTGCCTCGCACCACTCGCAGGCTCAGCTTCCCT GGAATCTTTCACCACCGGGTGAGGCCAGTGGTGATAGTGATGGCCGACAAGCGCTATCGCTTGCCAGCCGAGATTGACTGGTTGCAGCCCACCGAAGGCGGTGATAAAAACTACGACGAATACATGAACCAGGAGTTCGGACAGGAGCAGATGTACATCCAGGAGGACTACTGA
- the LOC129384649 gene encoding uncharacterized protein, which yields MSVLKMMTYGDDSVVVVVMGGTYLTFFLLESVNSSGVTGVIAYTMVVSSDRLISCSELEGTLGSCWSVMLDWTGTLSTFICATFTAYMLVYYLRTYNWQDIILCYIAKMSMRHANVGCGRRQ from the exons ATGAGCGTGCTGAAGATGATGACCTACGGCGACGACTCGGTCGTCGTGGTGGTGATGGGCGGCACCTACCTCACTTTCTTCCTGCTCGAGTCGGTCAACAGCTCAGGCGTAACCGGCGTCATCGCGTACACCATGGTGGTCTCGTCGGATCGACTCATCTCCTGTTCGGAGCTTGAAGGCACGCTCGGGTC GTGCTGGTCGGTGATGTTGGACTGGACCGGAACGCTGTCCACCTTCATCTGCGCCACGTTCACGGCCTACATGCTTGTCTACTACCTACGCACGTACAACTGGCAGGACATAATCCTTTGCTACATCGCCAAGATGAGCATGCG TCATGCGAATGTTGGCTGCGGCAGAAGGCAATGA
- the LOC129384632 gene encoding sperm-specific sodium:proton exchanger-like, with protein sequence MIYPFIGHFGYRITAKQAIVLACMGLKGTYIVSLATLYHITYQDIHDEDLTKSFMYVTSDMVLTQFINASLVPFLLKMLGILDVSEVEWNTMKDAVAYLQEAVDVAVHMSRHNPYFLAADKTWVMRNTRFRNPLDVVPRYKARLPPVWLCHLLTPTT encoded by the exons ATGATATACCCGTTCATCGGCCACTTCGGCTACCGCATCACGGCCAAGCAGGCGATCGTGCTGGCCTGCATGGGCCTCAAGGGCACCTACATCGTCTCCCTCGCCACGCTCTACCACATCACGTACCAGGACATCCACGACGAAGACCTAACTAAG TCGTTCATGTACGTCACCTCGGACATGGTCCTCACGCAGTTCATAAACGCCTCCCTCGTTCCGTTCCTGCTCAAGATGCTCG GCATCCTCGACGTGTCCGAGGTGGAGTGGAACACGATGAAGGACGCCGTGGCGTACCTGCAGGAAGCGGTGGACGTGGCGGTGCATATGAGCCGCCACAACCCGTACTTCCTGGCCGCCGACAAGACCTGGGTCATGCGCAACACTCGCTTCCGGAACCCGCTCGACGTCGTGCCGCGATACAAGGCAAGGCTCCCACCGGTCTGGCTTTGCCACCTCTTGACGCCTACTACTTAA